The Chryseobacterium shigense genome segment CTTTTTGCATCTTATAATAAAGACCATTCCCAGTATTTGGTTGGTCTCGAAAAACTACAGAGTATTATTGATTTTTTTCAGCAGAACAACTCTTTTTATTATCATTTGAATACTAATGAAGTAATTACATATTATACCTATGACGGTAAAAGTGATACCGAAAAAAAAGACTATTCAAAAATAACATTCTTATTAGTTAGTTTAAGTATGGACCAGCTCAATCAGATGTGGTCATACTTAGGTTCAAAATACATGCCTTCAGTTTTGTACGAAATGAGAGTGCTGCCTGTTCAGAAAAATACAAAAGTCAACGAAAAAGCAATCGAAGAAATTGGAATAAATCTGTGGGAAAATAATAAAAATGATCCTACAGGATTTTTAGAATCCGTAGTTCACCCTAATCCTTAAAAATAATTAAAAAATAAAGCCATGAATGTAAGTTCACTTAAAACACCCGGAGTGCACATCAATGAAATTGACGCATTCCCACCATCAGTAGCACAGGTAGCCACAGCAATACCTGCTTTTATAGGCTATACGGAAAAAGGACCGCTTGTTCCGGTAAGAATTACCTCTTTTATGGAATTTGAACAGATTTTCGGAAAAGCTCCAAGTCCGGACACCGTTACCATTGATATAGGAAATGACGTGTATACGGTAACTGAAAGTAAATTTAAACTGTACAACAGCATAAAATTGTTTTATGCAAACGGAGGAGGAACATGCTATATCGTTTCCCTCGGAAAATTTACAGATAATCCTGCATTCTCTGCGTCAAAAGACTTTACAGATGGTTTGGATTTGTTAAGAAGTTTTGATGAGCCCACCTTATTGCTTTCTCCCGATGCAGTTAATTTATCCGCTGATAATCTTGCTGCCGTTCAACAGCAGATGCTTCTTCAGTGTAATGATCTGATGGACAGGTTTTCAATACTGGATATCATCACATTATCTGCCCCGAATAAAACGGACTTAATTTCCAGCATTGAA includes the following:
- a CDS encoding Pvc16 family protein, producing MNLKTIIEKIAGLVDPDENMISITNIATLNDGDDFLELKSSITLSVVNIQEDKTLKNQSVYQKNTISNTVDKYAHPTKYLNISILFASYNKDHSQYLVGLEKLQSIIDFFQQNNSFYYHLNTNEVITYYTYDGKSDTEKKDYSKITFLLVSLSMDQLNQMWSYLGSKYMPSVLYEMRVLPVQKNTKVNEKAIEEIGINLWENNKNDPTGFLESVVHPNP